One Fusarium falciforme chromosome 1, complete sequence genomic window carries:
- a CDS encoding Carboxylic ester hydrolase — MPMTSLLFALALTLSALPAEAAPSSWTSCRDIPSPKVPGAIVKSITSRVYREHSVAAYPPTLLQDISHLNICEVNVTLSHDGEDDLVHVQTWLPLESWNSRFLAVGGGAWAAGLGSTDLALPASQGYAVSSTDAGLTGTPLDPEPWALKADGTVNTNLLANFASRSVHDMAVIGKSVTAAFYNKPAKHSFFNGCSTGGRQGLAAAQRYPEDFDGILSGAPALYWTEYVVAELWPQVVMKEAGYYLSACERDAFVEASIQACDKADHVRDSVITEPLKCRFDPFTLVGRKTRCHKGSVTINRKAAAVVSSIWTGPRTSTGRKLWYGMLRGASLSDLARTKEVNGTTRGDPFFVADTWVRDFVKADPSFDTSQIDTASFESIFYESQKKFSYIMDSASPDLRPFQQADGKLLIWHGLADQLIYPQNSIRYVEEVKLALKDSGSTCTIDDFLRLFLAPGVDHCGYGQSTGAVPTDPFGALVAWVEKGKAPKALLAHTKPDASTQFSRKICPYPSVAEYDGKGDPASANSYHCASKHH, encoded by the coding sequence ATGCCCATGACTTCACTTCTCTTCGCATTAGCCCTCACACTCAGTGCGCTTCCAGCAGAGGCCGCTCCGAGCTCTTGGACATCTTGTCGCGACATACCCTCCCCAAAAGTCCCTGGAGCTATCGTCAAGTCGATCACCAGCCGTGTCTATCGTGAACATTCAGTCGCCGCCTATCCTCCAACTTTGCTGCAGGATATTTCTCACCTGAATATTTGTGAGGTTAACGTAACTCTCTCGCACGACGGCGAAGACGACCTGGTTCATGTTCAGACTTGGCTTCCTCTTGAGAGCTGGAATTCCCGCTTTCTTGCAGTTGGCGGAGGAGCTTGGGCAGCTGGATTGGGCAGTACCGACCTTGCACTCCCCGCGTCCCAGGGCTATGCGGTCTCATCGACTGACGCTGGTCTAACTGGAACCCCGTTGGACCCCGAGCCATGGGCGTTGAAAGCGGATGGGACGGTGAATACCAATCTGCTGGCCAACTTTGCCTCCCGATCTGTTCATGACATGGCTGTCATCGGCAAATCAGTCACAGCAGCTTTCTACAACAAGCCGGCAAAGCACAGTTTTTTCAACGGGTGCTCGACTGGTGGCCGGCAGGGACTAGCGGCGGCGCAACGCTATCCCGAGGATTTTGATGGCATCCTTTCTGGAGCGCCCGCACTCTACTGGACCGAATACGTTGTGGCCGAATTGTGGCCGCAAGTTGTGATGAAAGAGGCAGGCTACTACCTATCAGCTTGTGAGCGAGATGCGTTCGTCGAAGCCTCTATTCAGGCATGCGATAAAGCCGATCATGTGAGAGACAGTGTTATAACTGAGCCTCTTAAGTGTCGGTTTGATCCTTTTACGCTTGTAGGGCGCAAGACTCGATGCCATAAAGGGTCGGTCACTATCAACCGGAAAGCCGCTGCTGTTGTGAGCAGCATCTGGACTGGGCCTCGAACATCGACAGGCAGGAAGCTCTGGTATGGAATGCTAAGGGGCGCATCTCTCTCCGACTTGGCTCGCACAAAGGAGGTCAACGGAACAACACGGGGAGATCCATTCTTTGTCGCAGATACCTGGGTACGGGACTTCGTCAAAGCAGACCCTAGCTTTGATACATCGCAGATTGATACAGCCAGCTTTGAGTCGATCTTCTACGAATCTCAGAAGAAGTTTTCCTATATCATGGACTCCGCCAGCCCGGATCTTCGGCCATTCCAGCAGGCAGATGGTAAACTTCTTATCTGGCACGGCTTGGCGGATCAGTTGATTTATCCTCAGAACAGCATCCGATATGTGGAAGAGGTTAAGTTAGCGTTGAAAGACTCGGGGTCGACTTGCACGATCGATGATTTCCTTCGCCTCTTCCTTGCTCCTGGCGTTGATCACTGCGGCTACGGCCAGAGCACTGGGGCTGTTCCGACGGATCCTTTTGGGGCTTTGGTGGCTTGGGTTGAGAAAGGGAAAGCTCCAAAGGCACTGCTTGCCCACACCAAGCCGGATGCTTCGACCCAATTCTCTCGCAAAATTTGCCCTTACCCTTCAGTTGCTGAGTATGATGGAAAGGGAGATCCGGCATCTGCTAATAGTTACCACTGTGCCTCGAAGCATCATTGA
- a CDS encoding Zn(2)-C6 fungal-type domain-containing protein: MELLTDQAGDEEKPICARCINANFDCVGYGSDSTSSPSLHSINVVDLSREKSVFLQGSGCLELYTTSGSEEQHTWGCGGVGRSPNSIKRFDSTDGSASYFSVFLRHITQGQWCFYFSGFFSRILLEDSLQNECIRQSIMAIGALTCSISKTADSLQHGSLGHAQLKSYKALSNQHYQASLGYHASALTRFRDRIQTSSKVPHKWILSMTVLLVIYELLQGEFEAADGLLNCGYMVLDDALTMVHGAQVFGPQRTLGSDVPSLDEFLAFFASPTTYSQHLTSKWAPILFIRRDSLFSLLGMDLDAALNKPPNWSEFHAFAKEYLSQPCDLSIGGDKLLAGCSNN; encoded by the exons ATGGAACTTTTGACTGATCAAGCAG gtgacgaggagaagccgaTTTGCGCTCGTTGCATCAATGCGAACTTTGATTGTGTTGGCTACGGCAGTGACTCTACTAGCAGTCCGAGCCTCCACAGCATCAATGTCGTTGACCTGAGCCGGGAAAAAAGTGTCTTCCTGCAAGGATCAGGGTGCTTGGAGTTATACACTACAAGTGGTAGCGAGGAACAACACACATGGGGCTGTGGGGGCGTGGGTAGGTCACCCAACTCGATCAAGAGGTTCGATTCCACGGATGGAAGTGCCTCCTACTTCAGCGTGTTTCTTCGGCATATCACACAAGGTCAATGGTGCTTCTACTTCTCGGGTTTCTTTTCCCGCATCCTGCTGGAGGACTCGCTTCAGAACGAGTGCATTCGTCAGTCCATCATGGCAATCGGCGCACTCACGTGCTCAATCTCGAAGACTGCCGACTCACTCCAGCATGGCAGCCTCGGTCATGCCCAACTTAAAAGTTACAAGGCTCTCTCTAATCAGCACTACCAAGCCTCCCTTGGATATCACGCTTCCGCCCTCACCAGGTTCCGCGATCGCATTCAGACATCTTCCAAAGTACCACACAAATGGATCCTCTCCATGACTGTGCTGCTTGTCATCTACGAGCTGTTGCAAGGCGAATTTGAAGCTGCCGATGGCCTGTTGAACTGTGGTTATATGGTTCTGGATGATGCTCTCACCATGGTCCATGGGGCCCAGGTCTTTGGACCGCAAAGGACGCTCGGGAGTGATGTGCCGAGTTTGGATGAGTTTCTGGCCTTCTttgcatcaccaacaacctaTTCGCAGCATCTCACTTCCAAATGGGCGCCGATATTGTTCATTCGACGTGATAGTCTCTTTAGCCTTCTGGGGATGGATTTGGACGCTGCTCTAAACAAACCTCCCAATTGGTCTGAGTTCCACGCCTTCGCAAAGGAATACTTGAGTCAACCCTGCGACTTGAGTATTGGTGGAGACAAACTTCTTGCAGGGTGCTCGAATAACTAG